The Brasilonema sennae CENA114 genome includes a region encoding these proteins:
- a CDS encoding class I SAM-dependent methyltransferase — translation MSDLSELHNLLSDEALTYYASGQEQERLSRGTGLLELARTQELLSRYLPPPPAVIFDVGGGSGIYSYWLAQQGYEVHLIDAVPLHIEQARAFFSSSTGYPLASLAVGDARQLNRADDSVDAVLLLGPLYHLTERTQRLAALREAYRILKTGGLVFAVGISRFASTLDGLLQGYLDDPEFVGIVQRVLADGQHRNPNNHPGYFTTAFFHHPEELKAEVEEAGLHYERTLAIEGPGWLLQNFSEHWNELGRRERLLEAVRWLESEPSTLGMSAHIMTVARKNAV, via the coding sequence ATGTCGGATTTATCTGAGTTACACAACCTGCTTTCAGATGAGGCGTTAACTTATTACGCCAGTGGTCAAGAACAAGAACGGTTATCAAGAGGTACTGGTCTGCTTGAGTTAGCCCGAACCCAAGAACTTCTGAGCCGCTACCTACCTCCTCCACCCGCTGTGATTTTCGATGTTGGCGGCGGTTCTGGTATCTATTCTTATTGGCTTGCTCAACAGGGCTATGAAGTTCATCTCATTGATGCGGTTCCTTTGCATATAGAACAAGCAAGAGCGTTTTTCTCAAGCTCAACCGGTTATCCTCTGGCTAGTTTGGCTGTTGGTGATGCTCGTCAACTTAATCGGGCGGATGATAGCGTTGATGCTGTTCTTTTACTTGGACCTTTATATCACTTGACTGAGCGCACACAGCGTTTGGCTGCTTTGCGTGAAGCTTATCGTATTTTAAAAACTGGAGGTCTTGTCTTCGCGGTTGGAATTTCTCGCTTTGCTTCAACCTTAGATGGATTACTTCAGGGATATTTGGATGATCCAGAGTTTGTGGGGATTGTTCAACGGGTTCTGGCTGATGGTCAACACCGCAACCCAAACAACCATCCTGGTTACTTTACAACAGCCTTCTTTCATCATCCTGAAGAACTTAAAGCAGAGGTTGAAGAAGCGGGTTTACATTATGAAAGAACGTTAGCGATCGAAGGACCGGGCTGGTTACTACAAAACTTCTCGGAACACTGGAATGAACTAGGTCGTCGTGAACGCCTTCTAGAAGCTGTTCGTTGGCTAGAAAGCGAACCCTCTACGTTGGGGATGAGCGCTCACATTATGACTGTTGCCCGCAAAAATGCGGTCTAA
- a CDS encoding GNAT family N-acetyltransferase yields MHNQQFLIRDANVSDISTIMELLKLKAKFDGCPDFLKATPQKLEETLFSEKPLAFVLLAELDKNPIGFASYHQIYSTFLAQPGIWLDDLYIKAEYRRLGVGEALIKRLCQITQKIGGGRIDWTVAVNNTLAIQFYEKMGAQIIQRVRLCRLDREAISQRTSA; encoded by the coding sequence ATGCACAACCAACAGTTCTTAATCCGAGATGCCAACGTCAGTGACATTTCTACTATCATGGAACTCCTTAAGCTGAAGGCTAAATTTGATGGCTGTCCTGATTTTCTAAAGGCTACACCTCAAAAGTTAGAAGAGACATTATTTTCTGAAAAGCCACTTGCCTTTGTTTTATTGGCTGAACTTGATAAGAATCCAATTGGATTTGCAAGCTATCACCAGATTTACTCCACCTTTCTTGCTCAACCAGGAATTTGGCTAGATGATTTATATATCAAAGCTGAATATCGCAGGCTTGGAGTTGGTGAAGCGTTGATAAAACGTTTATGTCAAATAACTCAGAAAATTGGAGGTGGAAGAATCGATTGGACTGTTGCAGTAAATAATACTCTCGCGATTCAGTTTTATGAAAAAATGGGCGCACAAATTATTCAACGAGTAAGATTATGTCGTTTGGATAGGGAGGCGATAAGCCAGAGGACTTCGGCGTGA